In the genome of Segatella copri, one region contains:
- the tnpC gene encoding IS66 family transposase: MTKDEIIVLLKEQLQLANEQLQQANTTVSSLTLQVNELIIRIKSLEELLVQKGIAIDKANRQNKALGKLVSGKKSERQEKNPQDSMPQEEFDKKKKEQAEKRKARKNNGAKRDMHYEMKEVHVTIDPVMDAELLKTLRLFGTRTCIRYSMEPIKFIKTVYHINTYTDGSIMYPGKTPPALLLNSSYSPSFAAGLLQMRYIYSMPVERITKYFADNGFTLRKATANKLIARSADVLENFYKAICQVVLQQDYVSADETYHKVLLAKTKPTDKGSKKGYLWAVSAPELGLVFFVYEDGSRSEQVILNVFSDYKGTIQSDAYAPYRKLESDAYPDIMRIACLQHVKRDFIDCGKEDKDAQKVVDIINRFYREDKKHKVGVNGWTVEDHLAYRQSYAPDILQDLLEKLEEISSRKDLLPKSTLAQAVGYALNEYNAICDIFKRGDTALDNNYIERIQRYISLSRRNSMFFGSHEGARRGAILYSIAISCKLNGINLFEYISDVIEKTIEWQPNTPLEKYRDLLPDRWKKQ, encoded by the coding sequence ATGACAAAGGACGAAATTATAGTACTTTTGAAGGAACAACTTCAGCTTGCCAACGAACAACTTCAGCAAGCTAATACTACAGTGAGTTCGCTGACCCTACAGGTCAACGAACTCATTATACGTATAAAGTCATTAGAAGAACTACTCGTCCAGAAAGGAATCGCCATAGACAAAGCGAATCGTCAGAACAAGGCACTCGGCAAGCTCGTTTCAGGCAAGAAGTCCGAACGTCAGGAGAAGAATCCACAAGACTCGATGCCCCAGGAGGAATTTGACAAGAAGAAAAAAGAGCAGGCCGAAAAAAGAAAGGCACGCAAAAACAACGGAGCCAAGCGTGACATGCATTACGAAATGAAAGAAGTGCATGTTACGATAGATCCAGTCATGGATGCAGAGCTTTTGAAGACGTTGCGTCTCTTCGGGACTCGTACCTGTATACGTTACAGCATGGAACCCATCAAGTTCATCAAGACCGTGTATCACATCAACACTTATACGGATGGAAGTATCATGTATCCGGGGAAGACTCCGCCGGCTCTGTTGTTGAATTCTTCCTATTCACCTTCCTTTGCAGCAGGTCTCCTGCAGATGCGATACATCTATTCCATGCCGGTAGAGCGAATTACCAAATACTTTGCCGACAATGGGTTTACGTTAAGGAAAGCTACGGCAAACAAGCTGATTGCCAGAAGTGCCGATGTACTGGAAAACTTCTATAAGGCTATCTGCCAAGTAGTGTTGCAGCAGGATTATGTCTCGGCAGACGAGACATATCATAAAGTGCTGTTAGCCAAGACAAAGCCTACGGACAAGGGTTCGAAGAAAGGCTACCTCTGGGCTGTAAGTGCGCCTGAACTGGGACTTGTCTTCTTCGTATATGAGGATGGTTCACGTTCTGAGCAGGTCATACTTAACGTATTCTCTGATTATAAAGGTACCATACAGAGTGATGCATATGCTCCTTACCGGAAACTGGAGTCGGATGCTTATCCTGACATTATGAGAATCGCCTGCCTACAGCATGTCAAGAGAGACTTCATCGACTGCGGCAAGGAGGACAAGGATGCTCAGAAGGTCGTAGATATCATCAACAGATTTTATCGAGAAGACAAAAAACATAAGGTTGGGGTAAATGGATGGACCGTTGAAGACCATCTTGCCTATCGGCAGTCATACGCACCAGACATTTTACAGGATTTATTGGAGAAACTGGAGGAAATATCTTCCAGGAAGGATTTGCTGCCCAAGTCTACCTTGGCGCAGGCGGTCGGCTATGCCCTTAATGAATATAATGCCATTTGTGACATCTTCAAAAGAGGTGATACGGCTCTCGATAACAACTACATTGAGAGAATCCAGAGGTACATATCACTATCAAGAAGAAACTCTATGTTCTTTGGCTCGCACGAAGGAGCAAGACGGGGAGCTATCCTATATTCTATAGCTATTTCATGCAAGTTGAATGGCATCAATCTGTTTGAATACATTAGCGATGTCATAGAAAAGACCATTGAATGGCAACCGAATACCCCACTGGAGAAATATAGAGACTTACTTCCTGACCGATGGAAAAAGCAGTAA
- the tnpB gene encoding IS66 family insertion sequence element accessory protein TnpB (TnpB, as the term is used for proteins encoded by IS66 family insertion elements, is considered an accessory protein, since TnpC, encoded by a neighboring gene, is a DDE family transposase.), whose amino-acid sequence MFGLNESTQYYVCQRYVRMNMGINGLYQIVRTELELPPLGGAVFIFFSKNRQQVKMLKWDGDGFLLYQKRLERGTFELPFFDPKNKQCKMPYRTLSAIMSGICLKSMKYRKRLNL is encoded by the coding sequence ATGTTTGGATTGAATGAGAGTACCCAGTACTATGTCTGCCAGAGATACGTACGAATGAACATGGGCATAAATGGCTTGTATCAGATAGTGAGAACCGAGCTGGAACTTCCGCCACTTGGTGGTGCGGTATTCATCTTCTTCTCCAAGAACCGCCAGCAGGTAAAAATGCTCAAGTGGGATGGCGATGGTTTCTTGCTGTACCAGAAGCGATTGGAGCGAGGAACCTTTGAATTACCATTCTTTGACCCCAAGAACAAACAATGCAAAATGCCGTACAGGACACTATCGGCCATCATGAGCGGAATTTGCCTAAAAAGCATGAAATATAGAAAGAGACTCAATCTATAG
- a CDS encoding DUF4007 family protein, with translation MYNKYTLSGHESFPCKTLWLTKGYNFMIDGGNFNASDAVIALGVGKNMVSSIRYWLKVFGISNQDEPSRIADYLFDESEGVDKYIESLGTLWLLHYLLVSLKEATLYHITFVQFQKERKVFEREQLVNFVKRLMIEDGKDKIFNVNTTKKDVGVLLQNYAQPYKAKSFEDYSSLLIDLDLVRTEDNGKTFAFNIEGKRRVPMEIFLYAILQEKGKDKSVSYDTLQEIGLMFCMTDAEVIDMAQSIGEHYSEYVQYSDNAGIRQLLFKEGSSLKDIDVLDKYYKNATV, from the coding sequence ATGTACAATAAATATACACTCTCTGGACATGAATCTTTTCCTTGCAAAACCTTATGGCTCACCAAGGGATATAACTTTATGATAGATGGAGGAAACTTCAATGCTTCTGATGCTGTAATAGCTTTGGGAGTAGGAAAAAACATGGTTTCTTCTATCCGATATTGGCTTAAGGTGTTTGGTATTTCCAATCAGGATGAGCCAAGCAGAATAGCAGATTATTTATTCGATGAATCAGAAGGCGTAGATAAGTACATTGAAAGTTTGGGAACTTTGTGGTTGCTTCACTACCTTCTGGTCAGTTTGAAAGAGGCAACGCTTTATCATATTACTTTTGTGCAATTCCAAAAAGAACGAAAGGTCTTTGAGAGGGAACAATTGGTGAACTTTGTGAAAAGACTGATGATAGAGGATGGAAAGGACAAAATCTTTAATGTGAATACCACCAAGAAAGATGTGGGTGTACTGTTGCAGAACTATGCCCAACCTTATAAGGCCAAGTCGTTTGAGGATTATTCTTCTCTTTTGATTGATTTGGATCTGGTAAGAACTGAAGATAATGGTAAGACGTTCGCCTTCAATATCGAAGGTAAGCGCAGGGTTCCGATGGAGATTTTCTTATATGCCATTCTTCAGGAAAAAGGCAAGGATAAGTCTGTATCATACGATACATTGCAGGAAATAGGCTTGATGTTCTGCATGACAGATGCTGAGGTCATTGATATGGCTCAGTCTATAGGTGAGCATTATTCTGAGTATGTACAGTATAGTGATAATGCAGGTATCCGTCAGCTATTGTTTAAGGAAGGTTCTTCTTTGAAGGACATTGATGTTTTAGATAAGTATTATAAGAATGCGACAGTTTAG
- a CDS encoding IS1380-like element IS942 family transposase produces the protein MAKIQIKSEKLTPFGGIFSIMEQFDALLAQTIDSTLGLRCTMFGYQYSEILRSLMCVYLCGGSCIEDVTTHLMKHLSLHPTLRTCSADTILRAIEELTCKNITYKSASGNSYDFNTADKMNCLLIKALLATGQLKSGQEYDFDFDHQFIETEKHDAKPTYKKFLGYSPGVAVINDMIVGIENRDGNTNVRFNQRETLERIFKRLEASEVYISRARMDCGSCSEEIVDMVEAHCRHFYIRANRCSSFYDSMFALTGWKTVEINGIEFELNSILVEKWKGKPYRLVIQRQRRIDGDLDIWEGEYTYRCILTNDYKSSARDIVEFYNLRGGKERIFDDMNNGFGWNRLPKSFMAQNTVFLLMTALIRNFYKAIMQRLKTHEFGLRATSRIKTFVFKFISVPAKWIKTSRRHVLNIYSDNNAYANLFKTDFG, from the coding sequence ATGGCAAAGATACAAATAAAATCTGAGAAACTCACTCCTTTTGGAGGAATTTTTTCTATTATGGAGCAATTTGATGCTCTTTTAGCTCAAACCATAGATTCCACCTTGGGATTGAGATGCACTATGTTTGGTTATCAATATAGCGAAATTCTACGCTCTCTGATGTGCGTATATCTTTGTGGCGGCTCATGTATTGAGGATGTTACAACTCACTTGATGAAACATTTGTCTCTTCATCCAACTCTTCGCACTTGCAGCGCAGACACCATATTGCGTGCTATCGAAGAACTGACTTGTAAGAACATCACCTATAAATCTGCTTCTGGCAACTCCTATGATTTCAATACTGCAGACAAGATGAACTGCTTATTGATCAAAGCCCTGCTTGCTACTGGTCAATTGAAATCCGGTCAAGAGTATGATTTTGACTTTGACCATCAGTTCATTGAAACAGAGAAGCATGATGCAAAACCAACCTACAAGAAGTTCCTGGGCTATAGTCCAGGTGTGGCAGTCATTAACGACATGATTGTCGGTATTGAAAATAGAGACGGCAACACAAACGTGCGCTTCAACCAAAGAGAGACTTTGGAAAGAATCTTCAAGCGACTGGAGGCATCAGAAGTATATATATCCCGTGCCCGCATGGATTGCGGCTCATGCTCGGAGGAAATCGTAGATATGGTAGAGGCTCATTGCAGGCATTTTTATATTCGTGCCAACAGATGCTCTTCCTTCTACGATTCCATGTTTGCCTTGACTGGATGGAAAACTGTTGAAATCAACGGTATTGAATTTGAGCTGAATTCCATCCTTGTTGAGAAATGGAAAGGAAAACCGTATCGTCTTGTCATACAGAGACAAAGGCGAATAGATGGAGACCTTGACATTTGGGAAGGCGAATATACCTACAGATGTATACTGACTAACGATTACAAGTCGAGTGCAAGAGACATCGTGGAATTCTACAATCTTCGTGGTGGCAAGGAACGCATCTTCGATGACATGAACAATGGCTTTGGCTGGAATCGATTGCCAAAATCGTTCATGGCACAGAATACTGTATTCCTGCTTATGACAGCTCTCATCAGAAACTTCTACAAAGCTATTATGCAGAGATTGAAAACCCATGAATTTGGATTGCGTGCCACCAGCAGAATCAAGACCTTTGTTTTCAAGTTCATCTCTGTTCCTGCGAAATGGATTAAGACATCACGTAGGCATGTATTGAATATTTACTCAGACAACAATGCTTATGCCAACCTGTTCAAGACAGACTTTGGTTAA
- a CDS encoding phosphoadenosine phosphosulfate reductase encodes MKVRNILGISGGKDSAALAIYLKQKYPNLKIEYYNSDTGCELAETELLIDRLSAYLGNIKRLRAAEDSPEPTPFEHFLKAAGGFLPSPQARWCTKKMKLDEFERYVGDDYAVSYVGIRGDEDRDGYVSSKPNIQSVFPFRRNIWSVDVINKFLHKENQEQIIDIYDKLSPEGLMKEDLMDVLKKPITKQFYYSKKLNALLDIDVKMFNHAVFEYLKTTDYPVGHLDSFPLIDNDEVLVKEDIFKLLRDSGVGVPSYYEEIPFEVDGKTGTYCRSRSGCYFCFFQQKIEWIWLYEQHPDLYEKAMSFEKDGYTWIQNESLADLIKPERIRQVKLDIIKRQETNKNKNKGTSLAELFGDEYVCANCFI; translated from the coding sequence ATGAAAGTAAGAAATATTTTAGGAATATCTGGCGGAAAGGACAGTGCGGCTTTGGCCATCTATCTCAAGCAGAAATACCCAAACTTAAAGATTGAGTATTATAATTCTGATACTGGCTGTGAATTGGCTGAGACGGAATTGCTGATTGATAGATTGAGTGCTTATCTGGGAAACATCAAAAGACTTAGGGCTGCTGAAGACAGTCCTGAGCCTACGCCTTTTGAGCATTTCCTAAAGGCAGCAGGAGGATTCCTGCCATCGCCACAAGCTCGATGGTGTACCAAGAAGATGAAACTTGATGAGTTTGAAAGATATGTAGGTGATGACTATGCGGTATCATATGTTGGTATTCGAGGTGATGAAGACCGTGATGGTTATGTGTCTTCAAAACCTAATATTCAGTCTGTCTTTCCTTTCAGAAGAAATATCTGGAGCGTGGATGTCATCAATAAGTTCTTGCACAAAGAAAACCAGGAGCAGATTATCGACATCTACGATAAGTTAAGCCCTGAGGGATTGATGAAGGAAGACTTGATGGATGTGTTGAAGAAACCGATTACCAAGCAATTCTACTATTCCAAAAAGCTGAATGCATTGTTGGATATAGACGTGAAGATGTTTAACCATGCCGTCTTTGAATACTTGAAGACTACGGATTATCCTGTTGGTCATCTGGATTCATTCCCTTTGATAGATAACGACGAGGTGCTTGTAAAGGAAGATATCTTCAAACTGCTGAGGGATAGTGGAGTAGGAGTACCATCTTATTATGAGGAAATTCCTTTCGAGGTGGATGGTAAGACGGGAACCTATTGCAGAAGCCGAAGCGGCTGTTATTTCTGCTTCTTCCAGCAGAAGATAGAATGGATCTGGCTCTATGAGCAGCATCCTGACTTATACGAAAAGGCAATGTCGTTTGAGAAGGATGGTTATACCTGGATTCAGAATGAGAGTCTGGCAGACTTGATAAAGCCGGAGCGTATTCGCCAGGTGAAACTGGATATCATCAAGCGACAGGAAACAAACAAAAATAAGAACAAAGGCACGAGTCTTGCCGAACTCTTCGGTGATGAATATGTTTGTGCCAACTGTTTTATTTAG
- a CDS encoding DEAD/DEAH box helicase family protein — MLKDVEWAKDGTYIPGEEFSPERFFNDGLKNSCSFDLQLGYFSSATISVLAEGFATFIANGGVMRLIINQIVSEEDKEAIQKGVFGDVVDCMDLSDFESLRKTFDEYQNQFFRCLAYLISQNRIQIKIIKPKKHKGIAHTKTGQFRDDDTITSFTGSANFTINGLLYNIEEIKIDRSDSPDEMTQNRIKSQRAKFELIMNEQESDIEYLSPSQLETAVSSCYQDTTIEELLDVEKKLDRIRQERKAQKAFMGVDMVREDICLEEITPRFPYPSGPREYQQQAFENWKNNKQKGLFAMATGTGKTITSLNCLLEIYKRYKYYKAIILVPTQTLVEQWIGECKKFDFSKIYTVYSKNPNWRDEIELLHLKEDFIRLNEENSFIIISTYSSFVRANVFPSLNSFPKNKTLLIADEAHNMGSKRVLDRMDSIKYLRRIGLSATPSRQFDDLGNQKINEFFGSTEGFTFEYSMREAIDNGFLCRYYYYPHVVRLNDTEMSEYLEISRKLSKFYNFDKDSFAQSNDILMALLLKRKRIIHKAQQKEIIFESILKERYKEKGNLKYTLVYVPEGNKPDSIADVFDTTDSLSIDEESVHLIDRYTQIVCGISPKTTVCEFISDSKERSRILNDFACGKLEVLTSMKCLDEGVDVPRSEMAIFCASTGNPRQFVQRRGRILRKHKDKYRAVIHDLIVAPWISTAEDSYKMERNLLETELKRVRDFASLSENSDYTYRELEDITSYYNLTIL; from the coding sequence ATGTTGAAAGATGTAGAATGGGCTAAGGATGGAACCTATATACCTGGAGAAGAATTTTCTCCAGAAAGGTTCTTTAATGATGGATTGAAGAACAGTTGCAGTTTCGACCTGCAACTGGGTTATTTCAGTTCTGCCACTATTAGTGTATTGGCAGAAGGCTTTGCTACGTTTATAGCAAATGGCGGGGTTATGCGTCTTATCATCAACCAGATTGTTTCTGAAGAAGATAAGGAAGCTATCCAGAAAGGAGTCTTTGGTGATGTGGTAGATTGTATGGATCTGTCTGATTTTGAGTCTCTTCGAAAGACATTTGATGAGTATCAGAATCAGTTTTTCAGATGCTTGGCGTATCTGATTTCTCAAAATAGAATTCAAATCAAAATCATTAAGCCAAAGAAACATAAGGGAATAGCTCATACCAAGACAGGGCAATTTCGTGATGATGATACCATTACTTCGTTCACTGGTTCAGCCAATTTTACAATTAATGGTTTGCTTTATAACATAGAGGAAATCAAGATAGACCGAAGCGATTCTCCTGATGAGATGACTCAGAATAGAATCAAATCTCAAAGAGCAAAGTTTGAGCTTATCATGAATGAGCAGGAAAGCGATATAGAGTATCTGTCTCCAAGCCAGTTGGAGACGGCAGTATCGTCATGTTATCAGGACACGACCATAGAAGAGCTGTTAGATGTAGAAAAGAAGTTGGACAGAATTCGCCAGGAACGAAAAGCTCAAAAGGCATTTATGGGTGTAGATATGGTTAGGGAGGACATTTGTCTGGAAGAGATAACTCCACGTTTTCCATATCCATCAGGTCCAAGAGAATACCAGCAGCAGGCTTTTGAAAACTGGAAAAACAATAAGCAGAAAGGCCTTTTTGCCATGGCCACAGGAACGGGTAAGACAATTACCTCGCTGAATTGCTTGTTGGAGATTTATAAACGATATAAGTACTATAAGGCGATAATATTAGTTCCAACTCAAACATTGGTTGAGCAATGGATTGGTGAATGTAAAAAGTTTGACTTCTCAAAGATATATACAGTGTACTCTAAGAACCCTAATTGGCGTGATGAGATAGAACTATTGCATTTGAAGGAAGACTTTATTCGTTTAAATGAGGAAAATTCGTTTATAATTATTTCGACTTATTCTTCATTTGTGAGGGCTAATGTGTTTCCATCTCTCAATTCTTTTCCAAAGAATAAAACTTTATTGATAGCTGATGAGGCTCACAATATGGGTTCAAAGAGAGTGCTTGATAGAATGGATAGTATTAAGTATCTAAGAAGGATTGGCTTGTCTGCTACACCTTCGCGTCAGTTTGATGATTTGGGAAATCAGAAAATCAATGAGTTCTTTGGTAGTACTGAAGGTTTTACATTTGAGTATTCGATGAGAGAAGCAATAGATAATGGCTTTTTATGTCGTTATTATTACTATCCTCATGTTGTAAGATTGAATGACACAGAGATGTCTGAATATCTTGAAATATCAAGGAAACTATCTAAATTTTATAATTTTGATAAAGATTCGTTTGCTCAAAGTAATGACATTCTGATGGCTCTGTTGCTAAAACGCAAAAGAATAATTCATAAGGCTCAGCAAAAAGAGATAATCTTTGAGTCTATACTCAAGGAGCGTTATAAAGAAAAGGGCAATTTAAAATATACTTTGGTTTACGTGCCAGAAGGCAACAAACCGGATTCTATTGCTGATGTTTTTGATACGACAGATTCTTTGAGTATTGATGAAGAGTCAGTGCATTTGATAGATAGATATACTCAGATAGTTTGCGGTATTAGTCCCAAAACCACGGTATGTGAATTCATATCGGATTCCAAAGAACGTTCAAGAATATTGAATGATTTTGCTTGTGGAAAATTGGAGGTTCTTACTTCTATGAAGTGTTTGGATGAAGGTGTAGATGTGCCTCGGAGTGAGATGGCAATTTTCTGTGCAAGTACTGGAAATCCAAGACAGTTTGTACAAAGAAGGGGTAGAATCTTACGTAAGCATAAAGACAAGTATCGAGCTGTCATACATGATCTGATAGTAGCTCCTTGGATTAGTACTGCAGAAGATAGCTACAAGATGGAACGCAATCTGTTGGAAACAGAGTTGAAGCGAGTTCGTGACTTTGCTTCTTTGTCTGAAAATTCAGATTATACTTATAGAGAATTAGAAGATATTACATCATATTATAACTTAACTATATTATAA
- a CDS encoding AAA family ATPase, producing the protein MIIKDIIIKNFRSYYGENKFTFSDGLTLIVGDNGDGKTTFFEALQWLFETMVERNTIDNASEMRKSKLEIGESDEVYVAMTFDHDGEKSIEKSYTFERTSENTFSTSKVTFNTLLILM; encoded by the coding sequence ATGATAATAAAAGATATTATAATTAAGAACTTCCGTAGTTATTATGGAGAGAATAAGTTCACCTTTTCAGATGGACTTACTCTAATTGTTGGTGACAATGGTGATGGTAAAACTACATTTTTTGAGGCGTTGCAATGGTTGTTTGAGACGATGGTAGAAAGAAACACCATAGATAATGCTTCTGAAATGCGTAAGTCTAAACTGGAAATAGGTGAGAGTGACGAAGTATATGTGGCTATGACTTTTGATCACGATGGTGAGAAAAGTATAGAGAAGAGTTATACTTTTGAACGTACTTCAGAAAATACATTTTCTACTAGTAAAGTAACTTTCAATACTCTGTTAATTCTTATGTAA
- a CDS encoding transposase, which produces MTIQRKINFTQMERYGTHCEQTYRTNFNRGRAKCIDWVKFNLALCRRYLNMDGLLAIAIDPSYISKSGKKTPHIGTFWSGCASSMKHGLEIMGLALVDVHANSCMMLRAHQTPSTGELKMRNMTLVQHYIAVIKRYKKDLLKVTDIVVADAFFSIRPFVDGIKECGFHLVSRFRDTASLYYVYTGPRSNKPGRPKTLDGKINYKKLDLTRMAELHIEGLEGTAYTLIAYSKALKQKVRLVIWVMPNGKHKLFFSTKTSMSGEEVLRTYRSRFQIEFCFRDAKQYTGLTHCQARHKNQLDFSYNASFASQNVAKVMMKENELPYSMASFKEIMASTYIAKLIINKCRRIPNRKLISHTIKELFGWQRKAA; this is translated from the coding sequence ATGACGATACAAAGAAAGATAAATTTCACTCAAATGGAGCGTTACGGCACCCATTGTGAGCAGACCTACAGAACGAACTTCAACCGTGGTCGTGCTAAATGCATAGACTGGGTGAAGTTCAACCTTGCCCTATGCCGACGTTACTTGAATATGGATGGTCTATTGGCTATAGCCATCGATCCGAGCTACATCAGCAAGTCGGGTAAGAAGACTCCGCATATCGGTACTTTCTGGTCCGGTTGTGCAAGTTCCATGAAGCATGGGCTTGAAATCATGGGGCTTGCACTTGTCGATGTCCATGCCAACAGTTGCATGATGCTGCGCGCCCATCAGACTCCATCTACTGGAGAATTGAAAATGCGTAACATGACTCTCGTGCAACATTACATAGCGGTCATCAAGCGTTATAAGAAGGATTTGTTGAAGGTCACCGATATTGTTGTCGCTGACGCTTTCTTCTCTATCCGTCCGTTTGTGGACGGAATCAAAGAGTGCGGTTTCCATCTTGTCAGCCGCTTCAGGGATACTGCGAGCCTATATTATGTGTATACGGGACCTCGTTCCAATAAGCCTGGACGTCCCAAGACACTTGACGGAAAAATCAACTACAAGAAACTTGACCTCACACGTATGGCAGAGTTGCATATTGAAGGACTTGAAGGCACAGCCTACACACTCATAGCCTATTCAAAGGCATTGAAGCAGAAAGTGCGCCTTGTCATTTGGGTTATGCCGAACGGAAAACACAAGCTTTTCTTCTCAACAAAGACATCCATGTCGGGTGAGGAAGTGTTGCGCACATACCGCTCAAGATTCCAAATAGAGTTTTGTTTTCGCGATGCAAAGCAATATACTGGTCTTACGCATTGCCAAGCAAGACACAAGAACCAGTTGGACTTTTCCTATAATGCATCATTCGCATCACAGAATGTTGCGAAAGTGATGATGAAGGAAAATGAATTGCCGTATTCCATGGCTTCTTTCAAGGAGATTATGGCAAGCACATACATCGCTAAATTAATTATCAACAAGTGTCGGAGAATACCGAACCGAAAGTTAATTAGTCATACTATCAAAGAACTCTTTGGCTGGCAACGTAAAGCTGCTTAG
- a CDS encoding ATPase → MFKGESTLNVFQDKTALKQLVDKFSDVKKFDDLVNLSAVFEEKSNSAYLKECRSDKKISNAAKALESQLQRIATDIFNKKKDIKDKQDSISLYSTKLDELAQNQETTEKYNEVSERIKTLNEKATKLRANLSSVDKNTALLDKQWILCAFPSILAEFKKKSQQFSKEKRMQDKEFLEQRAKEKGKLEAFNEVRGLLADGVPELPWYLPNEETMEEMINDHVCKVCGSPAPVGSPAYNFMVNKLNEYKKHVDEKLKLEAAKASIEQKQLFTSNYVEEIHNLSIRLGGSTEAEVVQIATDIDNRLFLESRCQDDLKVLMDKIQDAEDDKARLLIQAGNVSEELLQKDFTDIKGMFEQKGRAEQRLVVLQRELEDLKKEETELRKNFDELNPQNSLVKVYRDVHRVFEEVAKAFKNAKKENLRRFLAALEECANGYLVKLSAQDFHGEIRLCQTIEDSTEIKLFSSNGTEIKNPSGSQETVMYMSVLFAISDFTDQKRDENYPLIFDAATSSFGDSKEEGFYNVIDKLNKQCIIVTKDFITKGQLRLNEVEQLTCGVYRIKKADSFDSKNMATIRTIVEKVK, encoded by the coding sequence ATGTTCAAAGGTGAATCAACTTTAAATGTGTTTCAAGATAAGACTGCGCTCAAACAATTGGTGGATAAATTTTCTGACGTCAAGAAATTTGATGATTTGGTGAATCTGTCTGCTGTGTTTGAAGAGAAATCTAACTCTGCTTATTTGAAGGAGTGTCGCTCAGATAAAAAAATATCAAATGCAGCAAAAGCTTTGGAGTCTCAACTACAGCGTATAGCTACCGATATTTTTAACAAGAAAAAGGATATAAAGGATAAGCAGGATTCAATCTCTCTTTATTCAACAAAGTTGGATGAACTGGCACAGAACCAAGAAACTACTGAAAAGTATAATGAGGTTAGTGAACGAATTAAAACTTTGAATGAAAAAGCTACAAAGTTGAGAGCAAACCTTTCTTCTGTAGATAAGAATACGGCCCTCTTAGATAAGCAATGGATTCTCTGTGCCTTCCCTTCTATTTTGGCTGAGTTTAAAAAGAAAAGCCAACAGTTTAGTAAGGAAAAGAGAATGCAAGATAAAGAGTTCCTTGAGCAGCGAGCTAAAGAAAAAGGTAAATTGGAAGCCTTTAATGAAGTAAGAGGGCTTTTGGCTGATGGAGTGCCAGAACTTCCTTGGTATCTTCCAAACGAAGAAACAATGGAGGAAATGATCAATGATCATGTTTGCAAGGTGTGTGGTAGTCCTGCACCCGTAGGTTCTCCTGCTTATAATTTTATGGTGAACAAGTTGAATGAGTACAAAAAGCATGTGGATGAAAAGTTGAAGTTAGAAGCAGCTAAAGCTAGTATTGAGCAAAAGCAGTTGTTTACTTCAAATTATGTAGAAGAAATACATAATCTGAGTATTCGATTGGGTGGTAGTACAGAAGCTGAAGTTGTTCAGATCGCAACAGATATTGATAATCGCTTGTTCTTGGAATCTAGATGCCAAGATGACTTAAAGGTTCTCATGGATAAGATACAGGATGCAGAGGATGATAAGGCTCGTTTGTTGATACAAGCAGGAAACGTCTCAGAGGAACTTCTGCAAAAGGACTTTACTGATATCAAAGGAATGTTTGAGCAGAAGGGACGTGCTGAACAGCGCTTGGTTGTGCTTCAAAGAGAATTGGAGGATTTAAAGAAAGAAGAGACAGAATTACGTAAGAATTTTGACGAACTTAATCCTCAAAATAGTTTGGTTAAAGTTTATCGTGATGTACATCGAGTTTTCGAAGAAGTTGCTAAAGCATTCAAAAATGCAAAGAAAGAGAACCTACGTAGATTCCTTGCAGCTTTGGAGGAATGCGCAAATGGTTATCTTGTAAAATTAAGTGCTCAAGACTTTCATGGTGAAATTAGATTGTGTCAAACAATAGAGGATTCTACAGAAATTAAACTTTTCAGTTCTAATGGAACGGAAATCAAGAATCCTTCTGGCTCACAAGAGACAGTTATGTACATGTCTGTTTTGTTTGCTATCTCTGATTTTACAGATCAGAAGCGTGATGAGAATTATCCTCTTATCTTTGATGCGGCAACTTCTTCATTTGGTGACTCAAAGGAGGAAGGATTCTATAACGTAATAGATAAATTGAACAAGCAGTGTATTATTGTAACAAAGGACTTTATCACAAAGGGGCAATTGAGACTCAATGAGGTAGAGCAGCTTACTTGTGGTGTTTACCGTATCAAGAAGGCTGATAGCTTTGATAGTAAGAATATGGCGACAATTAGAACTATAGTAGAAAAGGTTAAGTAG